In one window of Nocardia brasiliensis DNA:
- the eccD gene encoding type VII secretion integral membrane protein EccD: protein MSRVSVIGGNTQLDVGLPATVPIAGFIGDLVALIESRNPEQIDAEDDSVPLQAQHWTLARVGQEAFAPSRTLNDADVHDGELLVLRSVTSKEAPALFDDVIDAVSRLTAEEFRSWTGNSARWTGLVTSVLTVLTVMLMLANARGHGDPLAPAFILTAAGIGAFVAAGFAARKYLDTITATWLSLDGLLLVFGGGALFVPSALGSAHLLLGSSLTLVAAVLGARIIGAGATLFSAAAAISVIAGGSAAVYLVWHPGLPKLSAGLVVVGIALLSMVPRLAAGLARLPIPPVPTAGAAIDPADHEPRPTIEGIGAIGATALPSAAGLGERARAANQYQSGLIIACTLSAVIGAFGAADPLGSGRWQGITLAVVTSIILCLRGRSFADLTQAATLIGGGCLSFVALLVGAAIGDTGLELLVVGLLVVFAAGAVGFGVIGPHIEVTPVTRRMIEIFEYMLIISLIPLVLWIMNVYSMARNI from the coding sequence TTGAGCCGGGTATCCGTTATCGGCGGTAATACTCAGCTCGACGTCGGGCTGCCCGCAACCGTGCCGATTGCCGGCTTCATCGGTGATCTGGTGGCCTTGATCGAATCCCGTAATCCGGAGCAGATCGATGCCGAGGACGATTCGGTGCCGCTGCAGGCCCAGCATTGGACGCTGGCGCGGGTCGGTCAGGAAGCCTTCGCCCCGAGCCGCACGCTCAACGACGCGGACGTGCACGACGGCGAACTGCTCGTGCTGCGCTCGGTCACCTCGAAGGAAGCCCCCGCGCTCTTCGACGACGTGATCGACGCGGTCTCGCGGCTCACCGCCGAGGAGTTCCGCAGCTGGACCGGAAATTCGGCGCGCTGGACCGGCCTGGTGACCTCGGTACTGACCGTGCTCACCGTCATGCTGATGCTGGCGAACGCGCGCGGGCACGGCGACCCGCTCGCGCCCGCGTTCATTCTGACCGCCGCGGGTATCGGCGCCTTCGTCGCCGCGGGCTTCGCCGCTCGCAAATATCTGGACACGATCACCGCCACCTGGTTGTCACTGGACGGCCTGTTATTGGTGTTCGGCGGCGGCGCGCTGTTCGTGCCGAGTGCGCTGGGGAGTGCGCATCTGCTGCTCGGCAGTTCGCTGACGCTGGTCGCCGCGGTGCTCGGCGCCAGGATCATCGGCGCGGGCGCCACCCTGTTCTCCGCCGCGGCCGCGATCAGCGTGATCGCGGGCGGTTCGGCGGCGGTATATCTGGTGTGGCATCCGGGCCTGCCGAAACTGAGTGCTGGTCTGGTGGTGGTCGGCATCGCGCTGCTGTCGATGGTGCCGCGGCTGGCCGCGGGCCTGGCCAGGCTGCCGATCCCGCCGGTGCCGACCGCGGGCGCCGCGATCGACCCGGCCGATCACGAGCCGCGCCCGACCATCGAGGGCATCGGCGCGATCGGCGCCACCGCGCTGCCGTCGGCGGCCGGCCTCGGCGAACGGGCCCGCGCGGCCAACCAGTACCAGTCCGGCCTGATCATCGCGTGCACGCTGAGCGCGGTGATCGGCGCGTTCGGCGCGGCCGATCCGCTGGGCTCGGGGCGCTGGCAGGGCATCACCCTCGCCGTCGTCACCTCGATCATCCTGTGCCTGCGCGGGCGGTCCTTCGCCGATCTCACGCAGGCCGCGACCCTGATCGGGGGTGGTTGCCTGAGCTTCGTCGCGCTGCTCGTCGGGGCTGCCATCGGCGACACGGGTCTGGAACTGCTCGTGGTCGGTCTGCTGGTGGTGTTCGCCGCGGGCGCGGTCGGCTTCGGTGTGATCGGACCGCATATCGAGGTCACCCCGGTGACCAGGCGGATGATCGAGATCTTCGAATACATGCTGATCATCTCGTTGATCCCGCTGGTGTTGTGGATCATGAACGTCTACTCGATGGCCAGAAACATATGA
- the mycP gene encoding type VII secretion-associated serine protease mycosin, producing MRPSAFRRSLLRMASVAAVIGVVSLPTPPAFAISPPVIDPGALPVAQALSGRPAPLEPTEQRDLCAEPEFTGAPPNEPPISQRVLELPAAWQFSRGAGQKVAVIDTGVNRHPRLPALQPGGDYVSDTDGTVDCDGHGTLVAGIIAAQPSPGDAFTGVAPDAEILTIRQLSLAYEKKDRGGDRSPDSIRADGYGSVLTLAAAVVRAVDLGATVINISEVACSPAGSDPSDSSLGAAVKYAYDHNVVVVVAAGNVESDGPCKTQNEGQGWGAVNTIASPAWFSKYVLAVGSVDADGKPSELSLHGPWVSVAAIGRNIVSLDSKPGGVGLVNGVQTSEGIRPVDGTSFASPYVAGLAALVRSRFPDLDAQGVMDRITRTAQAPGTGRDDAIGAGLIDPLAALTAQLPDRPVHVGAAVDRPIAAPVIPPGPDPRPRRIAVIGSLVCLSALGVGIAVAIPFRRRRKEIEAEYDP from the coding sequence ATGCGACCTAGCGCCTTCCGCCGCAGCCTGCTGCGGATGGCCAGCGTCGCCGCAGTGATCGGCGTGGTGAGTCTGCCCACGCCGCCCGCCTTCGCGATCTCACCACCGGTCATAGATCCGGGTGCGCTCCCTGTCGCGCAGGCGCTGAGCGGCCGTCCGGCACCGCTGGAACCCACCGAGCAGCGCGATCTGTGCGCCGAACCTGAGTTCACCGGTGCGCCGCCGAACGAGCCGCCGATCTCGCAGCGGGTGCTCGAACTGCCCGCCGCCTGGCAGTTCAGCAGGGGCGCCGGGCAGAAGGTCGCGGTGATCGACACCGGCGTGAACCGGCACCCGCGGCTGCCCGCGTTGCAACCCGGCGGTGACTATGTCTCCGATACCGACGGCACCGTCGACTGCGACGGGCACGGCACCCTGGTGGCCGGAATCATTGCGGCCCAACCGAGTCCGGGCGACGCGTTCACCGGCGTCGCGCCCGACGCGGAGATCCTCACCATCCGTCAGCTCAGCCTGGCCTACGAGAAGAAGGATCGCGGCGGCGACCGATCGCCGGACAGCATCAGGGCCGACGGATACGGCAGCGTGCTCACCCTGGCCGCGGCGGTGGTCCGCGCGGTCGATCTCGGCGCCACCGTCATCAACATCTCCGAAGTGGCTTGCAGCCCAGCCGGTTCCGATCCCTCCGACTCCTCGCTCGGCGCCGCGGTGAAGTACGCCTACGACCACAACGTGGTGGTGGTGGTCGCCGCGGGCAACGTCGAGTCCGACGGGCCGTGCAAGACCCAGAACGAGGGCCAGGGCTGGGGTGCGGTGAACACCATCGCCAGCCCCGCGTGGTTCTCCAAATATGTGCTCGCGGTGGGTTCGGTGGACGCCGACGGCAAGCCCTCGGAACTCTCGCTGCACGGCCCGTGGGTCAGCGTGGCCGCCATCGGCCGCAACATCGTGTCGCTGGACAGCAAGCCGGGCGGCGTCGGCCTGGTGAACGGCGTGCAGACCAGCGAGGGCATCCGTCCGGTCGACGGCACCAGCTTCGCCTCGCCCTATGTCGCCGGGCTGGCCGCGCTGGTGCGCTCGCGCTTCCCCGATCTGGACGCGCAGGGCGTGATGGACCGGATCACCCGCACCGCGCAGGCGCCGGGCACCGGTCGGGACGACGCGATCGGCGCCGGACTGATCGATCCGCTCGCCGCCTTGACCGCGCAGCTGCCCGATCGGCCCGTGCATGTCGGTGCGGCCGTTGATCGTCCGATCGCGGCGCCGGTCATCCCGCCGGGTCCGGACCCGCGGCCGCGGCGGATCGCGGTGATCGGGTCGCTGGTCTGCCTGTCCGCGCTGGGCGTCGGTAT
- the eccA gene encoding type VII secretion AAA-ATPase EccA, with translation MTGNRQAQRAFDAGILSLGLSIEGQESARDLEYAKLAFQRATEWDPTMCDAWLGRAAAGELTKDVLFNMHRTSTSTLYREQRRLGLQPRELAGRFLPGLYIDYPLASYNEIWLAWAAQLIADKEYDEAERVLDELDAHRKSQLSDPDREIDNRICAYVRGVLHYNTQRWPDVMAVLAGSAEWDDPYLAAGAHVMVGTACAQLGLFGEAIRRMEQAEAGPIPAARSTAMFCRGLCLRESGNEEVAQGLFEKVYSQAPDFEANTAAMRDRTYRISITSRETIDARTDKWDPDSAPSMKQIEQAETEDRAKKILAEARAELDSQIGLSSVKTQVAKLQSSAQMAKIRAEKGLAAGARGQHLAFTGPPGTGKTTIARVVAKIYCGVGILKTDKVVEAKRVDFVSQNLGGTALKTEALIDSAMDGVLFIDEAYTLIQTGLQGGDSFGREAVDTLLARMENDRDRLVVIIAGYDGEIDRLLAANDGLASRFSKRVQFPSYTPEELGEIGKVIAHKRDSELSDEALELLVIACTKLYSLQSTDQSGQPRRGVDLAGNGRFIRNVIEAAEEEREFRLANDESLDLANIDEKMLMRIEAPDMHTALSGIIASLNVKGFND, from the coding sequence ATGACCGGCAATCGCCAAGCACAACGAGCCTTCGACGCCGGAATTCTGTCACTCGGACTGTCCATCGAAGGACAGGAATCCGCGCGCGATCTCGAATACGCGAAGCTCGCTTTCCAGCGGGCCACCGAGTGGGATCCGACCATGTGCGACGCCTGGCTCGGTCGCGCGGCGGCGGGCGAGCTCACCAAGGACGTCTTGTTCAACATGCACCGGACCAGCACCAGCACGCTGTACCGGGAGCAGCGCAGGCTCGGCCTGCAGCCGAGGGAACTCGCCGGTCGCTTCCTGCCCGGCCTCTACATCGATTATCCGTTGGCGAGCTACAACGAGATCTGGCTGGCCTGGGCCGCGCAACTCATCGCGGACAAGGAGTACGACGAGGCCGAGCGGGTGCTCGACGAACTCGACGCCCACCGCAAATCCCAGCTCAGCGACCCCGACCGCGAGATCGACAACCGCATCTGCGCGTACGTGCGCGGCGTGCTGCACTACAACACCCAGCGCTGGCCCGATGTGATGGCGGTGCTGGCCGGTTCGGCCGAATGGGACGACCCCTACCTCGCCGCGGGCGCGCACGTCATGGTGGGCACCGCCTGCGCGCAGCTCGGGCTCTTCGGCGAGGCGATCCGCCGGATGGAGCAGGCTGAAGCGGGCCCGATCCCGGCGGCGCGCTCGACCGCGATGTTCTGCCGCGGCCTGTGCCTGCGCGAGTCCGGCAACGAGGAAGTCGCGCAGGGCCTGTTCGAGAAGGTGTATTCGCAGGCACCGGATTTCGAGGCGAACACCGCCGCGATGCGCGACCGCACCTACCGGATCAGCATCACCTCCCGCGAGACGATCGATGCCCGCACCGACAAGTGGGATCCCGATTCCGCGCCGTCGATGAAGCAGATCGAGCAGGCCGAGACCGAGGACCGCGCCAAGAAGATCCTGGCCGAGGCCCGCGCGGAGCTGGACTCCCAGATCGGCCTCTCCTCGGTCAAGACCCAGGTGGCCAAGCTCCAGTCCAGTGCCCAGATGGCCAAGATCCGCGCGGAGAAGGGCCTGGCCGCAGGCGCGCGCGGTCAGCACCTGGCCTTCACCGGCCCGCCCGGCACCGGCAAGACCACCATCGCCCGCGTGGTCGCCAAGATCTATTGCGGCGTAGGCATTTTGAAGACCGACAAGGTGGTCGAGGCCAAGCGCGTCGACTTCGTCAGCCAGAACCTCGGCGGCACCGCGCTCAAGACCGAGGCGCTGATCGACAGCGCGATGGACGGCGTGCTGTTCATCGACGAGGCCTACACGCTGATCCAGACCGGCCTGCAGGGTGGCGACTCGTTCGGCCGTGAGGCCGTCGACACGCTGCTGGCTCGGATGGAGAACGACCGCGACCGGCTGGTCGTGATCATCGCCGGATACGACGGCGAGATCGATCGGCTGCTGGCCGCCAATGACGGTCTGGCATCACGGTTTTCCAAGCGCGTGCAGTTCCCCTCCTATACCCCCGAGGAGCTCGGCGAGATCGGCAAGGTCATCGCGCACAAGCGGGACTCGGAACTGTCCGACGAAGCGCTCGAACTGCTCGTGATCGCCTGCACCAAGCTCTACTCGCTGCAGAGCACCGACCAGAGCGGCCAGCCGCGCCGCGGCGTCGACCTGGCGGGCAACGGCCGGTTCATCCGCAACGTCATCGAGGCCGCCGAAGAGGAGCGCGAGTTCCGGCTGGCCAACGACGAGTCACTGGACCTGGCCAACATCGACGAGAAGATGCTGATGCGCATCGAGGCACCCGATATGCACACCGCCCTGTCGGGCATCATCGCCTCGCTGAACGTCAAGGGCTTCAACGACTGA